The window CGGTCGTCGAGAAGCCGGAGCCGTCGGCGGGCCGCCTGGTCCGGCTGCGGGCCCGCCTGGCCCGGTCGCAGAGCGTGCTCGGTCGTGGCCTGCTCAGCGTCCTCTCCCGGGACCACCTCGAGGAGGAGGACTGGGAGGAGATCGAGGAGAGCCTGATCTCCGCCGACGTCGGCATCGAGGCCACCCAGGTGATCGTCGAGCGGCTGCGCGAGCGGGTCCGGATCCTCGGCACCCGGACCGTCGCCGAGGTCCGTGAGCAGCTGATCGAGGAGCTGGTGGAGGCTCTGGAGCCGGGCCTGGACCGCAGCCTGAAGACGGCGTCGCACGAGGGCCGGCCGGCCGTGGTCCTGGTCGTCGGCGTCAACGGTGCGGGCAAGACCACCACCTGCGGCAAGATCGGCCGGGTGCTGATCGGCGACGGCGGCACCGTGCTCTTCGGGGCGGCCGACACGTTCCGGGCCGCCGCGGCCGACCAGATCCAGACCTGGGGTGAGCGGGTCGGCGCCGAGACCGTCCGTGGCCCGGAAGGGGGAGACCCGGCCAGCGTGGCGTTCGACGCGGTGAAACGGGGTATCGACACGGGTGTGGACACCGTGCTGATCGACACCGCCGGCCGCCTGCAGAACAAGGTCGGCCTGATGGACGAGCTGGGCAAGGTCAAGCGGGTGGTGGAGAAGCACGGCCCGGTCGACGAGACCCTGCTCGTGCTCGACGCGACCACCGGGCAGAACGGTCTGGAGCAGGCCCGGGTGTTCACCGAGGTGGTGGATGTCACGGGTGTGGTGCTGACCAAGCTGGATGGCACGGCCAAGGGCGGCATCGTCATCGCGGTGCAGCGCAAACTCGGGATCCCGGTCAAGTTGGTCGGCCTCGGCGAGGGGCCGGACGACCTCGCCCCGTTCGAGCCGAAGGCCTTCGTCGAGGCTCTTGTCGACGGGGACGCGTAGGCTCGCGGGTGTGCACCATAAGTCTGGGAGGCCGTGAGTGACGCAGGAGCCGCTGCGCGAGATACCGCTGCACGGTGGAAACGTCTCTACGGTCTCCCGGATCGGCGACACGGTCCGACGCAACGCGGGGCCGTGGACGCCCGCCGTGCACGCTCTCCTCCTGCACCTGGAGCGGGTCGGGTTCACCGGCTCGCCCCACGCCCTCGGCATGGACGAGAAGGGCCGTGAGGTCCTCTCCTATCTGGATGGGGAGTGCGGCGAGTATCCGCTGGCCCCGCACTGGGTGACCGAGGAGGCGCTGGTCACCGTCGGGACGATGCTGCGGATGTTCCACGACGCGCAGTATGGCTTCGTCCCCCCGCCGGGCGCGGTCTGGCGTTCGTTCGGGCCGCCCCCGCCGGACACCGAGGTGATCTGTCACCATGACGCCGCCCCGCACAACGTGGTCTGGCGGCCGGACGGCACGCTGGCCCTGATCGATTTCGATCTGGCGTCGCCCGGCTCACGGCTCTACGACGTGGCCTATGCCGCGTGGACCTGGGTTCCGCTGTTCAGCGACCGGGATTCCTACACCCTCGGCTGGAAGCGGCCGAACCGGCCACGGCGTCTGCGCCTGTTCGCGGACGCGTACGGTCTGATCCCGCGCGACCGGCACCGCCTGGTGCGGACCATCCGCAAGCGGATCGTCGACCACGTCGAGGGCATCCGGCGGATGGCCGCGGCGGGCGATCCGGCGTTCGTCCGGATCGTGCACAAGGGCCACCTGCGCCGCCCGATGCGCGACCTGCGGCTGCTCGATTACGAGCGCCACACGCTGGAGTATGCGCTGCGCTAAAGGCCTGCGATCGGGCTAAAGCGCCGATATCGTGGCAGCTCAGGCGCCCTTCTCTGCAGACTGTGAGGTTTTCTTCACACGTCGGAAACAACGCGTGACGTCTCGGAAATCGCGCGAAGACCGTGCTCGAAACAGCAGGCCGGAAAGCTTCGCGCCGAACCGGCCGACAGGCGGCGTTGCCCCAGGTCCGGTGTGCGAGGACACCTTATTCCGAGAGGAGGCAGCGTGGAGATCAACACCGGCAATACCGCCTGGTTGCTCCTGTCGTCTGCGCTCGTTTTGCTCATGACACCGGGTCTGGCGCTGTTCTACGGTGGCCTCAACCGGTCCAAGGGCGTTCTGAACATGATGATGATGAGCTTCTCGTGTCTCGGGCTCATCAGCGTCCTGTGGGTTCTGTACGGCTTCAGCCTCGCCTTCGGGGTCAACGAGAGCTCCGGCCTGAACAACATCATCGGCAACTTCGACTACCTCGGCGCCGACGCCGCCAAGATCACTGAGGAGTGGCTGTTCTTCGGGGCCAACACCGGCATCCCGACGTACGCCTTCCTGGTCTTCCAGATGATGTTCGCGATCATCACGGTCGCCCTGATCAGCGGCGCGATCTCGGACCGCATGAAGTTCGGCGGCTGGGTGCTGTTCGCTCTCGGCTGGTTCACCCTGGTCTACATCCCGGTCGCGCACATGGTCTGGGGTGGCGGCTTCATCGGCACCACGATCCGGGCGCTCGACTTCGCCGGTGGTACCGCGGTCCACATCAACGCCGGCGCCGCGGCGCTCGCGCTGGTCCTGGTCCTCGGCAAGCGGATCGGCTGGCCGAAGGACAACATGCGGCCGCACAACGTGCCGTTCGTCGCCCTCGGCGCGGGCCTGCTCTGGTTCGGCTGGTTCGGCTTCAACGCCGGCTCCGAGCTGACCGTTGACGGCACCACCGTCATCGCCTTCATCAACACCCAGGTCGCCACCGGCGCCGCGCTCGTCGGCTGGGTCGCCGTCGAGTGGATCCGGGACCGCAAGCCGACTCTGGTCGGTGCCTCCTCCGGCGCGGTCGCCGGTCTGGTCGCCATCACCCCCGCCTGCGGTTTCGTCGAGCCGCTGCCGGCCGTCATCATCGGTCTGGTCGCCGGTGTGCTCTGCGCCCTGGCCGTCGGCCTCAAGTACAAGCTCGGCTACGACGACTCGCTCGACGTGGTCGGCGTCCACTTCGTCGGCGGCTGGATCGGCTCCCTCGCGATCGGCTTCTTCGCCACCGACTCGGTCAACGCGGGCATCACCGACGAGAAGATCCTCAACGCCTCCAACGGTCTGTTCTACGGCGGCGGCGCCACCCAGCTCCTGCGCCAGTTCGAGGCGAGCGCCCTGGTCACCGTCTACTCCTTCGCGGTCGCCGCGGTCCTGGCCCTGATCCTCAAGGCCGTCAAGCTGGGCCGGGTCAGCGACGAGTCCGAGGTCGGCGGCATCGACATCTCGGCGCACGGCGAGACCGGCTACGACTTCACCCCGGCCTCCGGGGCCGGCGGGGGCGGCGCGTTCGCCCTGGCCGGTATCGGCACCAAGGAAACCGTGGACGCTGACGGCAAGGCTTCCGTCAGCCAGAAGGTCTCCAGCTAGATTCCCCCGATGGCTGCAATGGAAGGACTGAGCATGAAGCTGGTGACCGCGGTCATCAAGCCGTACCAGCTCGACGCGGTGAAGGAGGCTCTGCACGCTCTGGGCGTCGCCGGGCTGACCGTGAGCGAGGTGCAGGGATACGGTCGGCAGAAGGGCCACACCGAGGTGTACCGGGGCGCCGAGTACACGGTCGAGTTCCTGCCGAAGATCAAGGTCGAGGTGCTGACCGACGAGATCGACGTCGAGAAGATCGTCGACGCCATCGTCGGCGCCTCGCGGACCGGCAAGATCGGTGACGGGAAGGTCTGGGTGACCTCGATCGACGAGGTCGTCCGGGTCCGTACCGGCGAGCGCGGCCTCGACGCACTCTGATCCGATGACGAACCCGTTGAGTGAGCCGCCGGCCCCGCCCGCACGTCCGGCCGCGGGCGGCTCGCTCGACGAACTGAAGGACCACATCGGCGCCGCCGCCCGTGACCAGCGGGCGGCGGCGCTGGACCGTTGGCTGAAGCAGCTCTTCCCGTCCCACCTGCCGGGCGTCAGCCTGATCGCGGTCGGCGGGCTCGGCCGGCGCGACTGCGCCCCCTACAGCGACCTCGACCTGGTGCTGGTGCACAACGGCACCGCCGGGATCGACCGGATCGCCTCCTCGCTCTGGTACCCGATCTGGGACGCCCGCCTCGGGCTGGACCACTCCGTG of the Actinoplanes sichuanensis genome contains:
- the ftsY gene encoding signal recognition particle-docking protein FtsY, with amino-acid sequence MEYVVAAVILLVVLIVGAVGLVVPRMRRRDLPPPPSVPTVPPVEEEIPPLIEQPGAPPAPVVVEEPVVETPPVVEEEPVVEKPVVEKPEPSAGRLVRLRARLARSQSVLGRGLLSVLSRDHLEEEDWEEIEESLISADVGIEATQVIVERLRERVRILGTRTVAEVREQLIEELVEALEPGLDRSLKTASHEGRPAVVLVVGVNGAGKTTTCGKIGRVLIGDGGTVLFGAADTFRAAAADQIQTWGERVGAETVRGPEGGDPASVAFDAVKRGIDTGVDTVLIDTAGRLQNKVGLMDELGKVKRVVEKHGPVDETLLVLDATTGQNGLEQARVFTEVVDVTGVVLTKLDGTAKGGIVIAVQRKLGIPVKLVGLGEGPDDLAPFEPKAFVEALVDGDA
- a CDS encoding phosphotransferase; amino-acid sequence: MTQEPLREIPLHGGNVSTVSRIGDTVRRNAGPWTPAVHALLLHLERVGFTGSPHALGMDEKGREVLSYLDGECGEYPLAPHWVTEEALVTVGTMLRMFHDAQYGFVPPPGAVWRSFGPPPPDTEVICHHDAAPHNVVWRPDGTLALIDFDLASPGSRLYDVAYAAWTWVPLFSDRDSYTLGWKRPNRPRRLRLFADAYGLIPRDRHRLVRTIRKRIVDHVEGIRRMAAAGDPAFVRIVHKGHLRRPMRDLRLLDYERHTLEYALR
- a CDS encoding ammonium transporter — encoded protein: MEINTGNTAWLLLSSALVLLMTPGLALFYGGLNRSKGVLNMMMMSFSCLGLISVLWVLYGFSLAFGVNESSGLNNIIGNFDYLGADAAKITEEWLFFGANTGIPTYAFLVFQMMFAIITVALISGAISDRMKFGGWVLFALGWFTLVYIPVAHMVWGGGFIGTTIRALDFAGGTAVHINAGAAALALVLVLGKRIGWPKDNMRPHNVPFVALGAGLLWFGWFGFNAGSELTVDGTTVIAFINTQVATGAALVGWVAVEWIRDRKPTLVGASSGAVAGLVAITPACGFVEPLPAVIIGLVAGVLCALAVGLKYKLGYDDSLDVVGVHFVGGWIGSLAIGFFATDSVNAGITDEKILNASNGLFYGGGATQLLRQFEASALVTVYSFAVAAVLALILKAVKLGRVSDESEVGGIDISAHGETGYDFTPASGAGGGGAFALAGIGTKETVDADGKASVSQKVSS
- a CDS encoding P-II family nitrogen regulator, whose protein sequence is MKLVTAVIKPYQLDAVKEALHALGVAGLTVSEVQGYGRQKGHTEVYRGAEYTVEFLPKIKVEVLTDEIDVEKIVDAIVGASRTGKIGDGKVWVTSIDEVVRVRTGERGLDAL